Genomic window (Streptomyces sp. NBC_00078):
CAGGTCGGTCGAGATGAGCATCCCGGCCCGCCGGCCGCTGTCCGGGCCGCCCCAGATCCGCTCGGCCGTGGTGCGGGGGACGACGACGGACAGCAGCAGGTCCGCCTTGCGCTGCACGTCGTCGACGATGCCGATGACGGTGAAGGGACGGCCGCCGACGAACACGGCCGGCTGGGTCTCAAGGGTGGTGATCCCGAGGCGCGCGGCAAGTCCGGAGCCGATCACGGCGACGCTCTCGCCCCGCCGTTCGTGGAAGGCGTCGAAGATCCGCCCCTGTGCCAGGTGCGGGTCCGCCGCCGCGAGGACGCCGGGGGAGGCCGCGATCACCTGGGTCCGCTCACCTGCCGCCGGTTCCGCGGCCGAACCGGGGGGAACGGCCGCGACGAGTTCGTCCGCCCGCAGCCGTACAGGCCAGTACACCCCCGCGTGCCGGACACCGTGCAGGGCCTCGATGCGTCGGTCGGCGTCGGCGGGGAAGGCGTTGGACAGCAGGTCGGGCTGGTCGCCGCCGGTGTCATCGACGGTGACCTCCGTCGCGGACAGGGCGTTGAAGCGCGAGTCGATCTGCGACGAGGCGGTGGCCGTGAGACCCAGGACGGCGACGAAGGTGCCGACTCCGAGCACGGTCCCCAGCGCGGTCAGCACGGAACGCGCCGGCCGCTGCAGGATTCCCGCCGTGGCCTCGCCGAGCACGTCCCGGGCACTGAGCCGGGACCTCTCGACGGGCGGCACGACCGCGGGCCGGCGCCACCGCACCAGGCGCCGGGCCACACCGCGCCAGGACCGCGCCGGATCCGTGCCGGGTACAGCCGTGTCCGCGACGGCGCTCACCGGCTCCGCGGCGGACCGCCCCGGGTCCTTCGGACGAGGGCGAACGGTCGGGGTTCTCATGCCACCGCCCGTTCGGTGAGCACGCCGTCCCTGATCGTCACGGTGCGCTGACCGCGCGCGGCGACACCGGGATCGTGCGTGATCACGACGAGGGTCATGCCGTCGTGGTGCAGATCGTCCAGCAGCCCCAGGACCGACTCGGCGGTGGCCGTGTCGAGGTTGCCGGTCGGCTCGTCGCACAGCAGCAGCGAGGGGCGGGTGACCAGGGCGCGGGCGATGGCGACGCGCTGCCTCTCGCCGCCGGAGAGCCTGGTCGGCAGCGCGTCGGAGCGATGTGCGAGGCCCACCCGGGCGAGCGCCTCGCGTGCCCTCGTACGGCGATCCGTGCGCGGACCGGTGTTGTAGACCATGGCCAGCATCACGTTCTCGGTGGCCGACCGGTGGGGCAGCAGATGGAAGCTCTGGAACACGAAGCCGATACGCCGGCCGCGCAGCGCGGTGCGGTCCGCGTCGCTGAGCGCTCCGGTGTTCACGCCGTCGAGGAAGTACCGTCCGCTGGTCGGCGCGTCCAGCAGCCCGGCGATGTTGAGGAAGGTCGACTTGCCGGAGCCGGAAGGGCCGACGACGGTGACGTACTCGCCCTGGCGAATCGTCACGTCACTGGGCCGCAGCGCCGGTACGGGCGGCGGTCCGGGATAGGTGAGACCGACTCCGCGAAAGTCCACGACTGGGTCTGCGGGCGTGGTCACCGGGCGGCCCCGGAGCCCTGCGCAACGCCGATCACGACCTTGTCACCGGACGACAGACGGGCGCCGCCGGCCGGGGTGACGGCCGTGTAGCCGTCGCCGGAGGTGCCGGTGCGCACCTCGACACGGCGGCGGGCGCCCGAGCGGTCGAGGACGGTGACGGTGGTCCGGGAGTCGGCGCCGGCCGAGATCGCCGAGACGGGGACGACGAGGACCTGGTGCCCGGAGGAGGCGGCCTCGACGGTCAGCCGCACGTCCTGGCCGGCCAGCCGGGCCGGCAGCGGCGAGTTCGGCGTGACGGTGACCGTGTAGCCCGAGGCGTTCTGGCCACCGTCCTGCCCGTCGGCGTCGGAGGTGGTGGGCGCGTCCGCGACCCTGGCCACGGTGCCGGTGAGTTCGTCGCCGGTGACCTCGGAGTAGACGCGGACCTTCTGACCGGGGTGGACCAGGCCCTTGTCCTGCAGGCTGAGCGAGCCCGTGACCACCAGTTCGCCGGCGGAGACGGTGGCGAGCTTCTCGCCGGCCTCGGCGCCGACCTTGGCCCCCAGGCTCTCGACGCGGGCCGGGAAGCCCGAGAGGAAGACG
Coding sequences:
- a CDS encoding ABC transporter permease; the encoded protein is MSAVADTAVPGTDPARSWRGVARRLVRWRRPAVVPPVERSRLSARDVLGEATAGILQRPARSVLTALGTVLGVGTFVAVLGLTATASSQIDSRFNALSATEVTVDDTGGDQPDLLSNAFPADADRRIEALHGVRHAGVYWPVRLRADELVAAVPPGSAAEPAAGERTQVIAASPGVLAAADPHLAQGRIFDAFHERRGESVAVIGSGLAARLGITTLETQPAVFVGGRPFTVIGIVDDVQRKADLLLSVVVPRTTAERIWGGPDSGRRAGMLISTDLGAARQIADEAPLALDPAHPGLFRAVPPPDPRALRGDVTSDLDHLFMLLAGICLVIGAVGIANTTLVAVLERTGEIGLRRALGARGRHIMAQFLAESGALGALGGLVGTSLGTVTVVVMAVVRDWTPVMAPLTVVAAPVIGLATGLVAGLYPAWRASRVQPAEALRR
- a CDS encoding ABC transporter ATP-binding protein is translated as MTTPADPVVDFRGVGLTYPGPPPVPALRPSDVTIRQGEYVTVVGPSGSGKSTFLNIAGLLDAPTSGRYFLDGVNTGALSDADRTALRGRRIGFVFQSFHLLPHRSATENVMLAMVYNTGPRTDRRTRAREALARVGLAHRSDALPTRLSGGERQRVAIARALVTRPSLLLCDEPTGNLDTATAESVLGLLDDLHHDGMTLVVITHDPGVAARGQRTVTIRDGVLTERAVA